CAAGCCGGGCTGCCCTGACCTGTCGCCATGCTTTGAGCATCCGTCTCCCGTTACCACGGCCACTGTCATCAGAGCAGCTGCCCAACCCCATGCCCCGTGAGCCTTTGGGAATGTCATGATCCTATGAGCCTCCACATTTCAGCAGTTCGAAGTACAAAACAAGCCTGTACGGATACCCCGTGGGACACGCGGGCCATAGTGAAGTGCCCGGTGCGTTATGAAACGCCTTTACCTGGCTGCAATCCTTATCGTGCAAAACGGACTGCACCCTATAAAGCTGCGTCCGCCCAAAACAACATCGGTAGCACACAAAGATACTACAGCAACGCCGCTTACAGTCAGGTTTCAATTGTCTTTCACACTCCCGAATGCCATCATTTACTTGCCAGCGGTTAAACAACATGGTTCCAACGTCCGCACAAAAGGCAATCGCACCTCCTGCTGCACTGCCCGGATTTGACGGCGGCCCTCCGGGGGGCTGGCGAGGGGGTTTACCCGGCGGCGTCCGGGGCGGAGGCGGCGGTCTGGGCATGCCCACTCGATCGTCACCAGCCGGAGGATGCTTGGGAGGAAGAATCGGTGGAGGCAGAGGAGGTTCCCCGGGCCTCGGCTTGGGCCACGCCGGAGGAATCACAGGATTCGGAAGTGGGCCGTCGTCATAAGCACTGGCGCCCGACCAACCATGACCCAAATAGGCACTCTTCCAGCCACCAGCCAATGCCGGGGCAACCTGCACGCCCGCATTATCGGTGAACCCAATGGCTCCATTCGCCCGGAATGCAACCACATTCGCTCCACCCTGCTCTTCAATCGGATCCCTGCTAAGCCAACGGCCCAAGCCGGGACTGTAGGCGCGGTATTCGTACAGCACCAGGCCCGTGCCGTCCTCCGTCCGCTTCGTGCTGAACCGGAACGGATTCCACCCCGCCGCAGCGCCCGTCAGCCGCAAAGGCTCCCCAAACGGGCCATACTCGTACCGGGCAGTCTCGGTACCGGTGCTCGCGGACACCAGGTTCCACACGTTCCCATTGCCGTCATACGTCACAAAGTGCACCCCCGCAGCAGGTCCACCGCTCAACCGCACCCACAACAACCCGCCCACACCACCCGCTCCGTCCAGGCTTTCCGAAAGATCCAATCCCCACACGTACGAACGCACCAGCGCGCCGTTCGTCCCGTTCAGCTCCGCAATGTGCCGCCCAAACCACACGGGATCACTCACCAGCTTCAGATCCTCCACCACCTGCCACGCGCTGTTGGTCCAGAGGTACCGCACCTGCCGTACCCGACGCCCCAACGCATCGTACGTCCAGTCCACCCGACGCCGATCCGGGTTGCCCCAGCTCATCACGCGCACCAGCCGGTTCTCAGCGTCCCAACTGTACACCCACCGACCGTCCCGGACAAGATTCCCGTCCAGGTCGTAGTTCATCAACTCCGGCGTCTGCACCACCACCGCCGTCCGCACCTCGCCCTGCAGCCGGTCCCGTC
Above is a window of Limisphaera ngatamarikiensis DNA encoding:
- a CDS encoding RHS repeat domain-containing protein, which codes for MPLDRRDRLQGEVRTAVVVQTPELMNYDLDGNLVRDGRWVYSWDAENRLVRVMSWGNPDRRRVDWTYDALGRRVRQVRYLWTNSAWQVVEDLKLVSDPVWFGRHIAELNGTNGALVRSYVWGLDLSESLDGAGGVGGLLWVRLSGGPAAGVHFVTYDGNGNVWNLVSASTGTETARYEYGPFGEPLRLTGAAAGWNPFRFSTKRTEDGTGLVLYEYRAYSPGLGRWLSRDPIEEQGGANVVAFRANGAIGFTDNAGVQVAPALAGGWKSAYLGHGWSGASAYDDGPLPNPVIPPAWPKPRPGEPPLPPPILPPKHPPAGDDRVGMPRPPPPPRTPPGKPPRQPPGGPPSNPGSAAGGAIAFCADVGTMLFNRWQVNDGIRECERQLKPDCKRRCCSIFVCYRCCFGRTQLYRVQSVLHDKDCSQVKAFHNAPGTSLWPACPTGYPYRLVLYFELLKCGGS